The following proteins are co-located in the Aquarana catesbeiana isolate 2022-GZ linkage group LG02, ASM4218655v1, whole genome shotgun sequence genome:
- the CLDN4 gene encoding claudin-4 has product MASLGLQVLGIALALIGWIGSLVTCALPMWRVTAFIGNNIVVAQIVWEGLWMNCVVQSTGQMQCKIYDSMLALPQDLQAARALVVICIVVALLGVLMSIIGGKCTNCVEDESAKAKVMIVSGVIFLLAGILLLVPVSWSANNIIRDFYNPLVVEAQKRELGASLYIGWASAALLLLGGAMLCCNCPPRDQKPYSAKYSAARSGPASNYV; this is encoded by the coding sequence ATGGCTTCTTTGGGTCTACAGGTGTTGGGCATTGCCCTCGCTCTCATAGGATGGATTGGCAGTCTGGTCACCTGTGCTCTCCCTATGTGGAGGGTGACTGCCTTCATCGGGAACAACATCGTGGTGGCCCAGATCGTTTGGGAAGGACTATGGATGAACTGCGTGGTGCAGAGCACAGGACAGATGCAGTGCAAGATCTATGACTCCATGCTAGCCCTTCCTCAGGacctccaggcagccagagccctGGTGGTCATCTGCATCGTGGTGGCCCTCCTGGGAGTGCTCATGTCCATCATTGGAGGCAAGTGCACCAACTGCGTGGAAGATGAGTCTGCCAAGGCTAAAGTCATGATCGTGTCTGGGGTTATCTTCCTCCTGGCCGGAATCCTTCTCTTGGTCCCAGTCTCCTGGTCCGCCAACAACATCATCCGAGACTTCTACAACCCTCTGGTGGTGGAGGCTCAGAAGAGAGAGCTGGGAGCATCGCTGTACATCGGCTGGGCATCCGCTGCCTTGCTCCTCCTGGGCGGTGCCATGCTGTGCTGCAACTGCCCACCACGGGACCAGAAGCCTTACTCTGCCAAATATTCCGCAGCACGATCTGGACCTGCAAGCAACTACGTGTAA